A DNA window from Hordeum vulgare subsp. vulgare chromosome 1H, MorexV3_pseudomolecules_assembly, whole genome shotgun sequence contains the following coding sequences:
- the LOC123403605 gene encoding uncharacterized protein LOC123403605 produces MAVVMKVGAWGAPDGSPQDINAESRPQRLESITIYSVESPGVCGIKGFSFKYVDQQGSSVKSAIWGSNSGNPNTIEMREGEQLKLVGGTFDNEGIGSLTLETNTTKHKTYGYPVQGGEFSLPLPQGKGELVAFFGRSDVTLKALGVYVKGSPAKVGKWGAKSGAPRDIRPDADPCKLESFTIHSSERIHGFSFTYLTKSDQAISVPLWGKKAGEEHTIFMNQSEYVSSITGAYDTYGITFLNFDTNQGASHTFGRNPSAGTKTFSVPLPDNGALDDAAAVAFFGSSGDSLVAIGAYVGVAPE; encoded by the exons ATGGCG GTTGTGATGAAGGTTGGTGCATGGGGTGCACCAGACGGATCCCCTCAGGATATCAACGCCGAAAGCAGGCCCCAACGCCTAGAGAGCATCACCATCTATAGCGTCGAATCTCCTGGGGTATGCGGCATCAAAGGTTTCTCCTTCAAATACGTGGACCAGCAGGGGAGCAGCGTCAAGAGCGCCATCTGGGGCAGCAACAGCGGGAATCCCAACACCATTGAAATGAGGGAAGGCGAGCAGCTCAAGCTCGTGGGCGGCACCTTCGACAATGAGGGCATCGGATCGCTCACGCTAGAAACGAACACGACCAAGCACAAGACCTACGGGTATCCGGTGCAGGGAGGCGAGTTCAGCTTGCCGCTGCCGCAGGGGAAAGGCGAGTTGGTCGCCTTCTTTGGCCGCTCAGACGTGACCCTCAAGGCGTTGGGCGTCTACGTGAAAGGCTCGCCCGCCAAGGTCGGTAAGTGGGGCGCCAAAAGCGGCGCACCACGGGACATCAGGCCAGATGCCGATCCGTGCAAGCTGGAGAGCTTCACCATCCACAGCAGCGAGCGCATCCATGGCTTCTCCTTCACCTACCTTACCAAGAGTGACCAGGCCATTAGTGTCCCCCTCTGGGGCAAGAAAGCTGGAGAGGAGCATACC ATTTTCATGAACCAAAGCGAGTACGTGAGCAGCATCACCGGCGCTTACGACACCTATGGCATCACCTTCCTCAATTTCGACACCAACCAGGGGGCTTCGCACACGTTCGGGCGCAACCCATCTGCAGGGACTAAGACCTTTAGCGTGCCGCTGCCGGACAACGGTGCACTGGATGATGCGGCCGCGGTCGCCTTCTTCGGCAGCTCCGGGGATAGCCTCGTCGCCATCGGCGCCTACGTCGGGGTCGCGCCCGAATGA
- the LOC123403613 gene encoding uncharacterized protein LOC123403613: protein MAVVMKVGAWGAPDGSPQDINAESRPQRLESITIYSVESPGVCGIKGFSFKYVDQQGSSVKSAIWGSNSGNPNTIEMREGEQLKLVGGTFDNEGIGSLTLETNTTKHKTYGYPVQGGEFSLPLPQGKGELVAFFGRSDVTLKALGVYVKGSPAKVGKWGAKSGAPRDIRPDADPCKLESFTIHSSERIHGFSFTYLTKSDQAISVPLWGKKAGEEHTIFMNQSEYVSSITGAYDTYGITFLNFDTNQGASHTFGRNPSAGTKTFSVPLPDNGALDDAAAVAFFGSSGDSLVAIGTYVGVAPE from the exons ATGGCG GTTGTGATGAAGGTTGGTGCATGGGGTGCACCAGACGGATCCCCTCAGGATATCAACGCCGAAAGCAGGCCCCAACGCCTAGAGAGCATCACCATCTATAGCGTCGAATCTCCTGGGGTATGCGGCATCAAAGGTTTCTCCTTCAAATACGTGGACCAGCAGGGGAGCAGCGTCAAGAGCGCCATCTGGGGCAGCAACAGCGGGAATCCCAACACCATTGAAATGAGGGAAGGCGAGCAGCTCAAGCTCGTGGGCGGCACCTTCGACAATGAGGGCATCGGATCGCTCACGCTAGAAACGAACACGACCAAGCACAAGACCTACGGGTATCCGGTGCAGGGAGGCGAGTTCAGCTTGCCGCTGCCGCAGGGGAAAGGCGAGTTGGTCGCCTTCTTTGGCCGCTCAGACGTGACCCTCAAGGCGTTGGGCGTCTACGTGAAAGGCTCGCCCGCCAAGGTCGGTAAGTGGGGCGCCAAAAGCGGCGCACCACGGGACATCAGGCCAGATGCCGATCCGTGCAAGCTGGAGAGCTTCACCATCCACAGCAGCGAGCGCATCCATGGCTTCTCCTTCACCTACCTTACCAAGAGTGACCAGGCCATTAGTGTCCCCCTCTGGGGCAAGAAAGCTGGAGAGGAGCATACC ATTTTCATGAACCAAAGCGAGTACGTGAGCAGCATCACCGGCGCTTACGACACCTATGGCATCACCTTCCTCAATTTCGACACCAACCAGGGGGCTTCGCACACGTTCGGGCGCAACCCATCTGCAGGGACTAAGACCTTTAGCGTGCCGCTGCCGGACAACGGTGCACTGGATGATGCGGCCGCGGTCGCCTTCTTCGGCAGCTCCGGGGATAGCCTCGTCGCCATCGGCACCTACGTCGGGGTCGCGCCCGAATGA